A single region of the Xenopus laevis strain J_2021 chromosome 4L, Xenopus_laevis_v10.1, whole genome shotgun sequence genome encodes:
- the brk1.L gene encoding probable protein BRICK1-A, protein MASQDDPVQREIHQDWANREYIEVITSSIKKIADFLNSFDMSCRSRLATLNEKLTALERRIEYIEARVTKGETLT, encoded by the exons ATGGCCAGTCAGGATGATCCTGTGCAAAGGGAGATTCACCAGGATTGGGCCAACCGGGAGTACATCGAGGTGATCACCAGCAGCATCAAGAAAATCGCTGACTTCCTGAACTCATTTG ATATGTCCTGTCGCTCACGACTGGCAACACTAAACGAAAAGCTGACCGCATTAGAAAGAAGAATTGAGTATATAGAAGCAAGG gTAACCAAAGGTGAAACCCTGACATAA